Below is a window of Humulus lupulus chromosome 2, drHumLupu1.1, whole genome shotgun sequence DNA.
CTCACAAGTAAAACGTCTTGGTGGATGTCTTCTCTCGATTTGTCCGTCAAACTGagtgtctcttctcattcgatggtTACTTGGaaggaatcttctgtgaccaatgtaggatgtcttaccgatcactcgaacagaagttgtgtcttcattacacgtcggacaagctttgtatccctgaccacttcATCCAGATAAATAGCTACGAGCAGGAAAATCGTTAACTGTCCATAATAAGGCTGCACGCAACTTGAACATAGTGTTGGTTATACTATCTCTTGTATCGACACCGTTAACCCACAACTCctttaactcatccaccaatggtctcaagAATATATCCATGTCCTTTCCCGGTGATTTTGGTCCAAGAATAAGAATGGATAATATGAAATTATTATCTTTCATACACATCCAAGGTGGAAGATTGTAGTTAGcgaacaccacaggccacatactATATGCTTGACTCATGTTGCCAAACGGATTGAAACCATCTACAGCTAAACCTAAACGAACATTCCGAGGTTCACTAGCAAAATCAGGATGTTTGGCATCGAAATCCTTCCACGCTAACCCATCCACTGGGTGTCTCATTATCCCATCGTCTTTTGATTTCCCAGTATAGTGCCATAACATTTGCTTCGCTGTAAGTCTTGAACTGTACAGTCTTTTTAATCGAGGAGTtaatggaaagtaacgcatcaccttatgtgGTACCTTTTTTCCATCAGTTTTTTCAGGAgaaatccatctactacttccgcaaATTGGACAAGTCTCTTTAGTTGAATGCTCTTTgtaaaacaaacaacaatcaTGTTCACATACATGAATTGACTCGTACCCTAACCCTAATTTCTGTAATCTttttttagcctcgtagtacgttgatggaattttatttcCCTTCGGAAATGCAAGCTTTAGTAATTTCAGTAATTCATTGAAGATTTTATTGGGAATCTtgcctctaactttcaaatgcaatAATTTTGCTAAAAAGTTAAGAGAAGATATCCAATTACAACCAGGATATAACTCAGCCTCAATCTCTTCAAACAGATCGTCATAAAATTGTCCCGCCGCAGGATTATTTTCTACTTCTTCGGTTGTAGGTAGAAGGAAGTCTTCGACCATTGGAATCATCTCATCAACATCATCATCGTTGGCGTCCACCACATTGGAAACATCTGCTTCCGCTTCACCGTGATATATCCACTTCTCGTAACCTCGATGAAAACCCCAATCGAATACGTGTGCTTTCACCATATGTAAAGtttcaagcctattatttatgcacctaacacacggacacctaattctACCAGAGGAATCCTTATATTCCGACGCCATCGTCAAAAAAGCTTGTAGACcgttccaatattcttgacaagcacgatttctcaatgtcgtCCAAGTCTTGTCGATCGTCATCTAAAATGTTATAAAAGTATATAAGTTTACGATATGTGAATAGTcttatattttaaaatgatttataatataattgttatatcatattataaacatttaatagttttaaactactttaaaatgttttataatataaacaattataattgttatattat
It encodes the following:
- the LOC133814356 gene encoding uncharacterized protein LOC133814356, whose protein sequence is MASEYKDSSGRIRCPCVRCINNRLETLHMVKAHVFDWGFHRGYEKWIYHGEAEADVSNVVDANDDDVDEMIPMVEDFLLPTTEEVENNPAAGQFYDDLFEEIEAELYPGCNWISSLNFLAKLLHLKVRGKIPNKIFNELLKLLKLAFPKGNKIPSTYYEAKKRLQKLGLGYESIHVCEHDCCLFYKEHSTKETCPICGSSRWISPEKTDGKKVPHKVMRYFPLTPRLKRLYSSRLTAKQMLWHYTGKSKDDGIMRHPVDGLAWKDFDAKHPDFASEPRNVRLGLAVDGFNPFGNMSQAYSMWPVVFANYNLPPWMCMKDNNFILSILILGPKSPGKDMDIFLRPLVDELKELWVNGVDTRDSITNTMFKLRAALLWTVNDFPARSYLSG